Within the Opitutaceae bacterium TAV5 genome, the region AGGATCTGCGCGCGACGCTGGCGCGTTTCGCGGCGGGCGGCGGCACGGAAGTGGTGCCGGAGGAGGCGATCGAGGGCTTCGGCAAGGTGGTCCGCGTGGCCGATCCGCAAGGCGCCGGACTGATGCTGTTCCAGCGGGCGGGGCAGAATCTGTGAGAAGCCCCGCGCGGGAAACGCGCCGGCGGCACTTTTTCCTTTCGAAATGCGGGATTCTCCCTGGTCCCGCGGCTTCCGCTACCCCTGCGGGCAGCCGCATGCTGGAGATTTCCCCGCCATGCCGCCGCGCCCGTCATCGTTTCGTTTTCCCGATCACTTCATCTGGGGCGTCGCCGCCGCCGCGACGCAGATCGAGGGCGGGGCGGGGGAGGGGGGCAAGGGCGAGTCGGTGTGGGACCGTTTCAGCGCCGCGCCGGGTCGTATCCTGAATGGCGATACGCCCGCCGTCGCTTGCGACCATTGCCATCGCTTCCGCGAGGATTTTGCGCTGATGCGCGAACTGGGTGTGAAGCACTACCGGCTTTCGCTGGCCTGGCCGCGCATCATCCCGGACGGCGACGGCGCGGTCAACCCGGCGGGGATCGATTTCTACCACCGGATTTTCGATGCGATGGCGGACAACGGCATCACGCCGTGGGTGACGATGTTTCACTGGGACCTGCCGCAATCGCTGGAAGACCGTTTCGGCGGATGGCGGTCGCGGCGCGTCGTCGATGCGTTTGCCCGCTATGCCGACACCCTTGTCCGCGCCTTCGGCGACCGCGTGCGGCACTGGTTTACGCTCAACGAAATCATCGCCTTCACGCGCAACGCCTACGGGATCGGCCGCAACGCGCCCGGCTTGCGCGAGCCCGAGGCGGTGGTCAACCAGGCCTACCATCACGCGCTCGTCTGCCACGGCCACGGCGTGCGCGCCGTCCGCGAGTACGGCGCGCCGGGCAGCAGCGTCGGGCTCGTGGACAATCCGCGCATCCCGATCCCGTTGCGGCCGGAAAGCGAAGCCGACCTCGCGGCCGCCCGCGCGGTGTTTGTCGAGGACAACATCCGCGTGCTCGAGCCGTTGCACCGCGGCGCGTACACGGACGCTTACCGGCGTGTCGTCGGCGAGGAAAACTGCCCGCGCGTGGAGCCGGGAGATTTCGCGCTCGTCACGCAGCCGACGGATTTCCTCGGGCTCAATGTTTACGCCGGTTTTTTCGTGCGCGCCGGACGCGACGGAGCGCCGGAGCGCCTGCCGTTCCCCACCGCCTTTCCCGGGACCGACAGCGACTGGCACCGGATCACGCCGCAGGCGATCTACTGGTGCCCGCGGCTGGTGACCGATGTTTACGGCGAACAGCCGCTCACCATTGCGGAGAACGGCGGCGGCTACGCCGACGAGCCGGTCGTCGCGGGCGAAGTCTGCGACCTGCACCGGCAGACGCTGCTGCGCAGCTACCTGCAGGAGCTGCACCGCGCGATCGCCGACGGCATCCCGGTGCGCGGGTATTTTCTGTGGTCGTTCATGGACAACTTCGAGTGGGGCGTCGGCTACAGCATCCGCTTCGGCATTGTGCATGTGGACTACGCGACGCAGCGGCGCACGCCGAAGCTGAGCGCCCGCTGGTATGCGGACGTGATGCGTGGCAACCGGGTGGCTTGACCAGCCACTCCCGTTTTTCGCACTGGCCGCGGCGGCCGCAGGCCCCAACCTTTGCGGCCATGTCAGCCACCGCACTCACGCCCACCCTTCAGGATCTCGTTTCCTGGTGCGACGAACGCACGCGCCGCACCGCATTTCGCGACGCTCCCGGCGCGTTCAACGGCCTGCAACTCGCCAACGACGGGCGCGTCACCCGCATCGGCGCGGCCGTCGATGCCGGCGTCGAGCCGTTCCGCGCGGCCACGGCGGCCGGCGTCGATTTTCTCATCGTCCACCACGGCATGTACTGGACGATGCCGCAGCCGCTGACCGGTCCCGTTTACGAACGCGTGGCCACGCTTTTCCGCAGCAACTGCGCGCTCTACTCCAGCCACCTGCCGCTCGACGGGCACGAGGAACTCGGCAACAACGCCCTGCTCGCCCGCCAGCTCGGGCTGGAGCCGTCGCGCCCGTTCATGACGCAATCGCCCGGCGGCGAATCCGTCGGCCGGATCGCCGCCTTCGACGGCACCCGCGCGGACCTGCGCGCCCGCCTGGAATCGCACTACGCGCGCGTGATCGCGATCGAGTGCGGCAGCGAGCGGCCCCGGGCGGTGGCGTTTTGCAGCGGCAGCGGCAACAGCGCCATCCCGGCCCTCGCGGCCGAGGGGGTGGACACGCTCGTCACCGGCGAACTGCGCGAGGAATGGTTCAGCTACATCCAGGAGCACCGGCTCAACGTCTGGCTCTGCGGCCATTACGCCACGGAAGTGCATGGCGTGCAGGCGCTGGCCCGTGAACTCTCCGAAAAGTTCGGATTGCCGTGGCAATTCATCGCCACCAACAATCCTCTCTAGCCATACTCTTCACGCCGCGCGACTGCCACACCGTCTCTCCCTCCGCGCTTTCCTGCCAATAATGAACAAAACCATCGTCATCCTCAATGGGCCGAATCTCGACCGGCTCGGCAAACGCGAGCCCGAAATCTACGGTTCCACGACGCTGGCCGACCTCGAGGCGCAACTCCGCGCGGAATTTGGCGGACAGGCGAAACTGGAATTTTTCCAGAGCAACCACGAGGGCGCCCTTATCGACCGGATCGCTGCGCTGGCCGACGCCGCCTCCGCGGGCAAGGGCAGCTTCGGCATCGTCATCAATCCGGGCG harbors:
- a CDS encoding beta-glucosidase; translation: MPPRPSSFRFPDHFIWGVAAAATQIEGGAGEGGKGESVWDRFSAAPGRILNGDTPAVACDHCHRFREDFALMRELGVKHYRLSLAWPRIIPDGDGAVNPAGIDFYHRIFDAMADNGITPWVTMFHWDLPQSLEDRFGGWRSRRVVDAFARYADTLVRAFGDRVRHWFTLNEIIAFTRNAYGIGRNAPGLREPEAVVNQAYHHALVCHGHGVRAVREYGAPGSSVGLVDNPRIPIPLRPESEADLAAARAVFVEDNIRVLEPLHRGAYTDAYRRVVGEENCPRVEPGDFALVTQPTDFLGLNVYAGFFVRAGRDGAPERLPFPTAFPGTDSDWHRITPQAIYWCPRLVTDVYGEQPLTIAENGGGYADEPVVAGEVCDLHRQTLLRSYLQELHRAIADGIPVRGYFLWSFMDNFEWGVGYSIRFGIVHVDYATQRRTPKLSARWYADVMRGNRVA
- a CDS encoding 3-dehydroquinate dehydratase codes for the protein MNKTIVILNGPNLDRLGKREPEIYGSTTLADLEAQLRAEFGGQAKLEFFQSNHEGALIDRIAALADAASAGKGSFGIVINPGGFTHTSVALRDALAGAGLPAVEVHISNIHKREEFRHRSLTAPVCHAAITGLGLEGYFAAVRYLLSIKL
- a CDS encoding NGG1p interacting factor 3 protein, NIF3: MSATALTPTLQDLVSWCDERTRRTAFRDAPGAFNGLQLANDGRVTRIGAAVDAGVEPFRAATAAGVDFLIVHHGMYWTMPQPLTGPVYERVATLFRSNCALYSSHLPLDGHEELGNNALLARQLGLEPSRPFMTQSPGGESVGRIAAFDGTRADLRARLESHYARVIAIECGSERPRAVAFCSGSGNSAIPALAAEGVDTLVTGELREEWFSYIQEHRLNVWLCGHYATEVHGVQALARELSEKFGLPWQFIATNNPL